From Chromatiales bacterium, one genomic window encodes:
- a CDS encoding acyl carrier protein, with product MGEQQRIKEFILGNFLFTDDANAIGNDVSLIGQGVIDSTGILEVIVFLETEFSIKISDEEMTPENFDSIDAIAAFVDRVRTK from the coding sequence ATGGGCGAACAGCAGCGAATCAAGGAATTTATTCTCGGTAACTTCCTTTTTACCGACGATGCCAATGCGATAGGCAATGATGTCTCCCTTATCGGCCAGGGTGTGATCGACTCGACGGGTATCCTGGAGGTCATTGTCTTTCTGGAAACAGAGTTTTCGATAAAGATCAGCGACGAAGAAATGACTCCCGAGAATTTCGACTCGATTGACGCCATCGCGGCCTTTGTCGACAGAGTGCGAACCAAGTAG
- a CDS encoding acyl--CoA ligase, whose translation MDSLPETLGRQAREQPGSLAIVDGIHRLTYAQLYKMAGIVAAHLCECGISPGDRVAMLLPNCPQAVALIYGTWLAGGVIVPLNPQARGQEACALAQHAGARIIVCEPGYRDLDTVVGTAETSNTLVPMIDDLISAGDTAIPAPAKLKADDLAMLLYTSGTTGHPKAVMLSHGNISANVAAIIDYLELTREDRVLSVLPFNYSYGSSVLHTHLAVGATIVLEKNLVFPHALAETMVRERVTGFPGVPSTFALLLSRVDLASMRLDSLRYVTQAGAAMPATLVEKLRKALPQAQIFIMYGQTEATARLSYVPPDRLADKPGSAGIPVSGVEIEIRDEQRRTLKSYDTGEVWVRGPNVMQGYWHDESATQAALVDGWLKTGDIGYRDDEGFLFLVGRRSDIIKTGAHRVHPGEIEEVIAGLAGVSEVAIAGIDDELLGQTIAAWVVPEPGHDISVEAIKARCRDMLASYKIPKQVQIVATLPRTASGKLRRIELSSPKPATSTKEVH comes from the coding sequence ATGGACTCGCTGCCGGAAACGTTAGGAAGACAGGCCCGGGAGCAACCCGGGTCATTGGCCATCGTGGACGGCATCCACAGGCTGACCTACGCCCAGCTCTACAAAATGGCCGGCATTGTTGCAGCCCATCTCTGCGAATGCGGCATATCGCCCGGTGACCGTGTTGCAATGCTGCTGCCAAATTGCCCGCAAGCGGTGGCGCTGATCTATGGAACCTGGCTGGCGGGCGGCGTCATCGTGCCACTCAATCCGCAGGCACGCGGACAGGAAGCATGTGCCCTGGCGCAACATGCCGGCGCACGGATCATCGTTTGTGAGCCAGGCTACCGGGATCTCGATACCGTTGTCGGCACAGCCGAAACCAGCAACACGCTGGTGCCAATGATCGATGACCTCATATCTGCTGGAGACACCGCAATCCCGGCCCCGGCGAAACTGAAGGCTGACGATCTTGCCATGCTGCTTTATACATCCGGGACCACTGGTCACCCGAAGGCCGTAATGCTTTCGCACGGAAACATCAGCGCCAATGTCGCTGCCATCATCGATTATCTGGAACTGACACGCGAAGACCGTGTGCTTTCCGTATTGCCGTTCAACTATTCCTATGGCAGCTCGGTATTACACACACACCTGGCCGTCGGTGCCACGATCGTACTGGAGAAGAACCTGGTCTTCCCGCATGCACTTGCCGAGACCATGGTGAGAGAGCGGGTTACCGGATTCCCGGGTGTCCCCTCGACTTTCGCATTGCTGTTGTCGCGGGTTGACCTGGCAAGCATGCGGCTGGACTCGCTCCGTTACGTCACGCAAGCGGGTGCCGCCATGCCTGCCACACTGGTCGAAAAGCTGCGCAAAGCGCTCCCGCAGGCGCAGATCTTCATCATGTATGGCCAGACCGAGGCAACCGCCCGGCTCAGCTACGTGCCGCCGGACCGGCTGGCTGACAAGCCTGGCTCAGCCGGAATACCCGTATCCGGCGTCGAGATTGAAATCCGTGACGAGCAGCGCCGCACACTCAAGTCATACGATACCGGCGAAGTGTGGGTCCGCGGGCCAAATGTCATGCAGGGCTATTGGCATGATGAGTCCGCCACTCAAGCTGCATTGGTTGACGGCTGGCTGAAGACCGGCGACATCGGTTATCGCGACGACGAGGGTTTCCTGTTTCTGGTCGGCCGGCGCAGCGATATCATCAAGACCGGTGCACATCGCGTCCACCCCGGCGAAATCGAAGAGGTGATCGCCGGGCTGGCCGGCGTGAGCGAAGTTGCCATCGCGGGAATCGATGATGAGCTGCTCGGCCAGACGATCGCAGCCTGGGTCGTACCGGAACCTGGTCACGACATCAGCGTCGAAGCAATCAAGGCGCGGTGCCGGGACATGCTGGCAAGCTACAAGATACCCAAGCAGGTACAGATAGTTGCCACCCTGCCGCGCACCGCCTCCGGAAAACTGCGCCGTATTGAACTATCGTCCCCGAAACCGGCCACAAGCACGAAGGAAGTCCATTGA
- the nadE gene encoding NAD(+) synthase — MNTLDAKVLDLDLEQEATRIASRLRDITAKTLHRRGLVVAISGGIDSSVSFALAVRALGPDRILGLILPEQDSSDDSAVRATLLARHLGVKVETFNIAATLEAIGCYRWRDEAVRSVIPAYTTGWRMKIVISGGIAGRINHFRIIAEAPDGTRIEESLGLKPYLQIVAATNFKQRIRKTLEYFHADRLNYAVVGTPNRLEYDQGFFVKNGDGAADVKPIAHLYKSQVYAMARHLGLPERVCAAVPTTDTYSLAQGQDEFYFALPYAQMDLALWALNHNRPARELASAIGVDEATAEAVYADIRAKRQTTRYLHMPPVLAGEVPELDS; from the coding sequence TTGAACACCCTAGACGCCAAGGTACTGGATCTTGATCTGGAACAGGAAGCCACGCGCATCGCATCCCGACTGCGCGACATCACGGCAAAGACTCTGCATCGACGCGGCCTGGTCGTGGCCATTTCCGGCGGCATTGACAGCTCGGTATCCTTTGCGCTGGCCGTTCGCGCACTGGGGCCGGACCGCATCCTCGGGCTGATCCTGCCGGAACAGGATTCATCGGACGACAGCGCGGTACGCGCCACACTTCTCGCCCGTCATCTGGGCGTCAAGGTTGAAACCTTCAATATCGCAGCCACGCTCGAAGCCATCGGCTGCTATCGCTGGCGGGATGAGGCCGTGCGATCGGTCATTCCGGCATACACCACAGGCTGGCGCATGAAGATCGTGATCTCCGGCGGGATCGCCGGCCGGATCAATCATTTCAGGATCATCGCCGAGGCGCCGGACGGAACCCGGATCGAGGAATCCCTGGGACTGAAGCCGTACCTGCAGATCGTGGCCGCCACGAATTTCAAGCAACGAATTCGCAAGACGCTCGAGTATTTTCATGCCGACCGCCTGAATTATGCTGTTGTCGGCACACCAAACCGGCTCGAGTATGACCAGGGCTTCTTCGTCAAGAACGGTGATGGCGCAGCCGACGTAAAGCCCATCGCGCATCTCTACAAGTCCCAGGTCTATGCCATGGCACGTCACCTTGGTCTGCCCGAGCGCGTGTGTGCCGCCGTACCGACCACCGACACCTACAGTCTCGCGCAAGGTCAGGACGAGTTCTATTTCGCCCTGCCGTATGCCCAGATGGACCTTGCCCTTTGGGCGCTCAACCACAACCGGCCGGCACGCGAACTGGCATCAGCCATTGGCGTTGATGAAGCGACCGCTGAAGCTGTCTATGCCGATATCCGCGCCAAGCGCCAGACGACCCGCTACCTGCATATGCCGCCGGTATTGGCAGGCGAGGTACCGGAACTGGACAGCTGA
- the asnB gene encoding asparagine synthase (glutamine-hydrolyzing) → MCGIAGIFSPPGERPSERPDLERMIHSLRHRGPDGFGYHMAPGIGLAHARLSIIDLTTGDQPIHNESGTVSVVFNGEIFNYLELRAELEARGHRFYTTSDTEVLVHLYEDFGERFVEHLNGQFAIALWDAPARRLILARDRVGIRPLFYTWSRQRLLFGSEVKAILAEGSLTPRLDAQSLIETFSYWCPLEGRSAFEGIHALPPGHLMIVEGTQSKVTCYWDWDFSNPAPPRGNHQERVEELRALLEDAVRLQLRSDVPVGAYLSGGLDSSAITSITQRITRQPVRAFSLTFEDAEFDEGDFQRLMGKALGVERTEFCCKHGDIAAAFGQAIRHVEAPMVRTAPVPLMLLAQRVREAGYKVVLTGEGADEVFAGYDLFREAKIRRWIAGNPDSAWRGRLLERLYPYLANSPTRSQAFARQFFAAGKEDPQHTAFAHLPRIRTTQRSLQFLSAGLREESRKFDAAAALADAFPRVTPAWPPLGRDQYIEAHTLMSGYLLSTQGDRMAMANSIEGRFPYLDHRVIEFACRLPPSSKLSGMREKHILKQAVAPWVPDQIRARVKQPYRSPDSQSFFAAGQPHPLVVEMLDAGRVRDAGYFDPLAVARLTEKCRSGKAIGFGDNMAFIGILSTMTLHATFIAAGTT, encoded by the coding sequence ATGTGTGGAATCGCCGGAATCTTTTCTCCGCCGGGTGAGCGGCCATCAGAGCGGCCGGATCTCGAGAGGATGATTCATAGCCTGCGGCACCGTGGGCCGGACGGTTTCGGATACCACATGGCGCCCGGCATCGGGCTCGCGCACGCGCGCCTGAGCATCATTGACCTCACCACCGGCGACCAGCCCATTCACAACGAATCGGGGACCGTCTCGGTCGTGTTCAATGGCGAGATCTTCAACTACCTGGAACTCAGAGCGGAACTGGAGGCGCGTGGACACCGCTTCTACACCACATCGGACACCGAGGTCCTGGTGCACCTCTACGAAGACTTCGGTGAGCGCTTTGTAGAGCATCTGAACGGCCAGTTTGCGATCGCCCTGTGGGACGCACCGGCACGTCGCCTGATACTGGCACGGGACCGGGTCGGCATCCGGCCCCTCTTCTACACATGGTCGCGACAGCGACTGCTTTTCGGTTCCGAGGTCAAGGCGATACTGGCGGAAGGCAGTCTGACGCCGCGCCTGGATGCCCAGAGCCTGATCGAGACTTTCAGTTACTGGTGCCCCCTGGAAGGCCGTTCGGCCTTCGAAGGAATCCATGCCTTGCCCCCCGGACACCTGATGATTGTCGAAGGCACGCAAAGCAAGGTCACATGCTACTGGGACTGGGATTTCAGCAACCCGGCTCCTCCCCGGGGCAACCACCAGGAGCGCGTCGAGGAACTGCGCGCATTGCTCGAGGACGCCGTGCGACTGCAGCTGCGCTCCGATGTCCCGGTCGGCGCCTACCTCAGCGGCGGGCTGGACTCATCCGCGATCACGAGCATTACGCAGCGTATCACCCGCCAGCCGGTGCGGGCCTTCTCGCTGACCTTCGAGGATGCCGAATTCGACGAGGGTGATTTTCAGCGCCTGATGGGTAAAGCACTGGGTGTCGAGCGTACCGAGTTCTGCTGCAAACACGGCGACATCGCCGCAGCCTTCGGCCAGGCAATCCGCCATGTCGAGGCACCGATGGTACGCACGGCACCGGTGCCCCTGATGTTGCTGGCACAGCGGGTACGGGAGGCCGGCTACAAGGTCGTTCTCACGGGTGAAGGTGCCGACGAAGTATTCGCCGGCTACGACCTGTTTCGCGAGGCGAAAATTCGCCGCTGGATTGCAGGTAATCCGGACTCGGCATGGCGCGGGCGTCTGCTTGAACGTCTGTACCCCTACCTGGCCAACTCACCGACCCGCAGCCAGGCCTTCGCCAGGCAGTTTTTCGCCGCGGGGAAGGAGGACCCGCAACACACCGCCTTTGCCCACCTGCCACGGATCCGGACAACGCAGCGCAGTCTGCAGTTCCTGTCGGCAGGTCTGCGGGAGGAATCGCGCAAGTTTGACGCAGCCGCAGCATTGGCCGACGCCTTTCCACGGGTCACGCCGGCCTGGCCACCACTGGGCAGGGACCAGTACATCGAAGCTCACACGCTGATGTCGGGCTATCTGCTCAGCACCCAAGGCGACCGGATGGCCATGGCCAACTCCATCGAAGGCCGCTTCCCCTATCTCGACCACCGTGTCATCGAATTTGCCTGTCGCCTGCCGCCATCAAGCAAACTGTCTGGAATGCGGGAGAAACACATCCTCAAGCAGGCTGTGGCGCCCTGGGTGCCGGACCAGATCCGTGCGCGGGTGAAGCAGCCTTACCGCTCGCCGGACAGCCAGAGCTTCTTCGCCGCCGGGCAACCGCACCCGCTGGTTGTAGAAATGCTTGACGCCGGCAGAGTCCGCGACGCGGGCTACTTCGACCCGCTTGCGGTGGCCCGTCTGACGGAAAAATGTCGAAGCGGCAAAGCCATCGGCTTTGGTGACAACATGGCTTTCATCGGCATTCTCTCCACCATGACTCTGCACGCGACCTTCATCGCCGCAGGGACCACCTGA
- a CDS encoding phenylacetate--CoA ligase family protein, which produces MVSAVATQLLNSSPVWLQNCAISAYGWQLRQQRYGGEFRSIYAELERSDRYSTAELAELQARLLGSMLSHAVSTVSYYRKQCAVDPARLGSMSAEEMLAAFPVLPKSRLRAMPADFVAVSAGATVDIQTSGSTGSPLKVTTTSAAIRRNYAFFARFLGWHGVSPFDESATFAGRLFSASGRGRDTPWRRNAAMHDTLFSSYNLSDANIPAYIRELERRQPVFIDSYPSSIYRIASFLKSRGQQHRIRPKVIVTSSETLLDSQRETIEEVFCCPVRDQYGSAEMAGFFAECEHGRYHVAPEYGIVEIVDADGAPVPVGEMGELCLTGLINPTMPLIRYLIGDVGRLSDSSCACGRHAPVVESIEGRIDDVIITPSGRHVGRLDPAFKGVTGIRESQILQTARDEVVVRIVSDDRSQVNGAGLVSNLSERIGTDVHISIEFVESIDKEPNGKFRSVKSLLPKTQRPG; this is translated from the coding sequence ATGGTGAGCGCAGTTGCCACGCAACTTCTGAACAGCAGTCCGGTCTGGCTGCAAAACTGCGCGATCAGCGCCTATGGCTGGCAGTTGCGCCAGCAGCGATATGGCGGCGAGTTCCGCAGTATCTACGCCGAACTCGAACGCAGCGATCGCTACAGTACTGCCGAGCTTGCCGAACTGCAGGCGCGTCTCCTCGGATCAATGCTGAGTCATGCGGTCAGCACCGTGTCTTACTACCGGAAGCAATGTGCAGTGGATCCAGCCCGGCTCGGATCGATGAGTGCTGAAGAGATGCTTGCGGCATTTCCGGTTCTGCCAAAATCAAGGCTGCGGGCCATGCCGGCAGATTTTGTCGCAGTGAGCGCAGGGGCCACCGTCGACATCCAGACCAGCGGCTCAACCGGGAGTCCGCTGAAAGTCACCACGACCAGCGCCGCAATCCGGCGCAACTATGCCTTTTTCGCCCGCTTTCTCGGCTGGCACGGGGTGAGCCCTTTTGATGAGAGCGCAACCTTCGCCGGCCGGCTCTTCAGTGCATCCGGCCGGGGCAGAGACACGCCATGGCGGCGCAACGCCGCCATGCACGATACGCTGTTCTCCTCATACAACCTGAGTGATGCAAATATCCCCGCATACATCCGTGAACTTGAAAGAAGGCAGCCGGTTTTCATCGACTCATACCCATCCTCCATCTACCGGATTGCCAGTTTCCTGAAATCGCGCGGGCAGCAACACCGGATACGCCCGAAGGTAATCGTCACTTCCTCGGAAACCCTGCTGGATTCGCAGCGCGAGACCATCGAGGAGGTATTTTGTTGTCCGGTACGCGACCAGTACGGCAGCGCCGAGATGGCCGGGTTTTTCGCCGAGTGCGAGCACGGTCGTTATCATGTTGCCCCGGAGTATGGCATCGTGGAAATCGTCGACGCTGATGGCGCACCAGTACCGGTTGGCGAAATGGGCGAACTGTGCCTGACCGGGCTGATCAATCCCACCATGCCGCTGATTCGCTATCTGATCGGCGATGTCGGCCGGCTGTCAGACAGTTCCTGTGCCTGCGGTCGACACGCCCCGGTTGTGGAATCGATCGAAGGTCGCATCGACGATGTGATCATCACGCCTTCCGGGCGCCATGTCGGACGTCTCGACCCGGCCTTCAAGGGCGTGACGGGTATCCGTGAGAGCCAGATCCTGCAGACGGCCCGGGATGAGGTTGTGGTGCGTATCGTCAGCGATGACCGCAGCCAGGTGAACGGCGCGGGGCTGGTCAGCAACCTCAGCGAGAGAATCGGCACCGATGTTCACATAAGCATCGAGTTCGTCGAGAGCATCGACAAGGAACCGAACGGCAAGTTCCGCTCGGTGAAAAGCCTGCTGCCAAAGACACAGCGGCCAGGTTGA
- a CDS encoding CapA family protein produces MVRSVVRLAAVGDICPGDHYFSFGHGAGSLSARQRGQALKALSPALQDADIALCNLEGVLSLRSNVPDPVESRVFRGPPDWALALREAGFTAVSVANNHSLQHGIEAFRDTVDACRKAGLDVIGLADERGLPVPVIHNFGAIRIALLGASFVPDPRGTSTNSYAAPEPDALLEQISSLAATGACVVIALHAGEEGRLLPDPGTMSAINALSTAGARLILIHHSHVFQPVFRHGHSLVASGLGDCLFDLHWHPALTSAAVLLADIPAEGDILDTLLPFRLTAGMELQLLTDDHKTRFLQTLGTRCEQLLEKRPSQPDQLRALQIRKALYFLMHFPQGESRLKLRFLTAKVRRRLGFRA; encoded by the coding sequence ATGGTCAGGTCCGTGGTCAGGCTGGCAGCAGTCGGGGATATCTGCCCCGGCGATCACTATTTCAGCTTCGGTCACGGTGCCGGCTCGCTGTCCGCGAGACAGCGCGGCCAGGCACTCAAGGCGCTGTCACCCGCGCTGCAGGATGCTGATATCGCACTGTGCAACCTCGAAGGGGTACTCAGTTTGCGGAGCAACGTGCCTGATCCGGTTGAGAGCCGGGTATTTCGCGGTCCGCCTGACTGGGCCCTGGCATTGCGTGAAGCCGGGTTTACCGCGGTGAGTGTTGCGAACAATCATTCCCTGCAGCATGGCATCGAGGCTTTCCGGGACACTGTGGATGCGTGTCGCAAGGCCGGGCTTGATGTCATCGGACTTGCCGACGAGCGCGGACTCCCCGTACCGGTCATCCATAACTTTGGCGCAATCCGCATTGCCCTCCTCGGCGCATCCTTTGTGCCGGACCCCCGGGGGACGTCGACGAACAGCTATGCGGCACCGGAACCGGACGCCCTGCTGGAACAGATCAGCAGCCTGGCGGCCACTGGTGCGTGTGTGGTCATCGCTCTCCATGCGGGCGAAGAAGGCCGGCTGCTGCCGGACCCTGGCACCATGTCGGCGATCAACGCGCTTTCCACGGCCGGCGCACGCCTGATCCTGATTCATCACAGCCATGTTTTTCAGCCGGTTTTCCGGCACGGTCACAGCCTTGTCGCTTCAGGTCTCGGCGACTGCCTGTTCGACCTGCACTGGCATCCGGCCTTGACCAGTGCGGCCGTACTGCTGGCCGATATTCCGGCAGAGGGCGATATTCTGGACACGCTGCTGCCATTCCGCCTGACTGCGGGCATGGAACTGCAACTCCTGACTGACGATCACAAGACCCGTTTTCTGCAAACGCTGGGTACCCGCTGCGAACAGTTGCTTGAAAAGCGCCCAAGCCAGCCGGACCAGCTTCGGGCGCTGCAGATCCGCAAGGCGCTTTACTTCCTGATGCACTTTCCACAGGGCGAATCGCGGCTGAAGCTGCGGTTTCTGACCGCGAAAGTGCGTCGGCGGCTGGGATTTCGGGCATGA
- a CDS encoding glycosyltransferase encodes MKVLHVLPNAGSGIETLVTAMLPGFRQHEVETHLLYLSDVVAPVDAAGRDACSLTVMNIRRDPLKTIAGYRNMIRALRPDIVHAHSMLPSLLAATGRNRGTCHVRTVHAPYPYFSARDARSLIKRHIEGKALGYTASTVVCVSNAVARSLPWQMARPVLTIYNGVSTVQPMPTPHNAGNLLIVTAGRLEAQKNYPRLLKAFSTLRHAVPEAQLAIAGEGSQRGMLEDMIRTLQLENHVTLLGQVTDMTALYEKAALFVLSSDYEGLGLVTMEALCAGCPVVSTPIEPSREIDAILGGGMIHFARDLSPDALSETMENTLRNVSSTDPDFTVKISLIRKRLSVENCAAQYLALYHSTDDHQRRHAA; translated from the coding sequence ATGAAAGTCCTGCATGTACTGCCCAATGCGGGCAGCGGGATCGAAACACTCGTCACTGCGATGTTGCCCGGTTTCCGTCAGCACGAGGTTGAAACCCACCTGCTCTATCTGAGCGATGTGGTCGCGCCAGTTGATGCTGCCGGCAGGGACGCCTGCTCGCTGACCGTGATGAATATTCGTCGGGATCCCTTGAAGACGATAGCCGGATACCGCAACATGATTCGCGCCTTGCGTCCGGATATCGTGCACGCACATTCCATGTTGCCGAGCCTGCTGGCGGCCACCGGACGCAACCGTGGCACCTGCCATGTCAGAACTGTTCATGCACCCTATCCGTATTTCTCCGCACGGGATGCGCGCTCCCTGATCAAGCGCCACATCGAGGGCAAGGCGCTCGGCTACACCGCCTCCACCGTCGTATGCGTGAGCAATGCCGTTGCCAGGAGTCTGCCATGGCAGATGGCCAGGCCAGTGCTCACCATTTACAACGGAGTGAGCACAGTTCAGCCAATGCCCACGCCGCACAACGCCGGCAATCTCCTGATCGTGACGGCAGGCCGGCTCGAAGCGCAGAAGAACTATCCGCGTTTGCTGAAGGCCTTTTCGACGTTGCGGCATGCAGTGCCCGAAGCACAACTTGCCATTGCGGGCGAAGGTTCGCAGCGCGGGATGCTGGAGGACATGATTCGTACATTGCAGCTCGAGAATCACGTCACGCTGCTGGGCCAGGTGACCGACATGACTGCGCTCTACGAGAAAGCAGCCCTGTTCGTGCTGAGTTCAGATTATGAAGGGCTGGGCCTGGTTACCATGGAGGCGCTTTGCGCCGGCTGTCCGGTCGTGAGTACACCCATCGAGCCATCGCGGGAGATTGATGCCATCCTCGGCGGCGGCATGATTCATTTCGCCAGAGACCTCTCGCCGGACGCGCTCTCGGAAACCATGGAAAATACCCTGCGCAACGTCTCATCCACAGATCCGGATTTCACGGTGAAAATATCCTTAATACGAAAACGGCTGTCGGTCGAAAACTGTGCTGCACAGTATCTCGCCCTGTACCACAGCACCGATGACCACCAGAGGCGGCATGCGGCATGA
- a CDS encoding glycosyltransferase, translated as MNSLGDKSDIPTVAIVIPARNEADYLSRCLQALALQDYPADHIEIILSDNGSTDATAEIARTHGINVLHHPRGRVGAVRNSGARATSSQILAFVDADCVTHTNWLSAAVSALATPGVGVAGGGYLADPRGTWVQHAWAPTRPAPTAEVAALPGGSIVVERELFSALGGFNEQLSAGEDDDFCRRVRDRGLKVLAVEASCVIHLGYPRTLGAVARRQLWHGSYQLDVAETWREPQLLMTHSYALGLLTVLTTPWSGAAGWAVAGLLLAPPVLLMSIAKAAQRHDRLATLLRMIPVAAAFYCGRALGLLNNYRRLARSRNSLHERSGR; from the coding sequence ATGAACAGCCTGGGCGACAAATCCGATATACCGACGGTTGCCATCGTCATACCGGCCCGGAACGAGGCGGATTACCTGAGCCGGTGCCTGCAAGCGCTGGCCCTGCAGGACTATCCGGCAGACCATATCGAGATCATTCTTAGCGACAACGGATCGACTGATGCGACCGCGGAAATTGCCCGGACACACGGCATCAATGTACTCCACCACCCCCGGGGGCGGGTGGGCGCGGTACGCAACAGTGGCGCACGAGCGACCAGCAGCCAGATCCTGGCTTTCGTGGATGCCGATTGCGTAACGCACACCAACTGGCTGTCGGCTGCGGTCAGTGCTCTGGCGACTCCGGGAGTCGGCGTTGCCGGGGGCGGCTATCTCGCGGACCCTCGTGGCACCTGGGTACAGCACGCATGGGCACCGACGAGACCCGCACCGACTGCCGAGGTTGCTGCCCTGCCAGGTGGCAGCATAGTCGTTGAGCGGGAACTGTTTTCCGCACTCGGCGGCTTCAATGAACAGCTTTCTGCCGGGGAAGACGACGATTTCTGTCGCCGGGTACGCGATCGCGGCCTAAAGGTACTCGCGGTAGAGGCAAGCTGTGTGATACATCTGGGGTATCCGCGTACCTTAGGTGCTGTCGCGCGCCGGCAGCTTTGGCATGGGAGCTATCAGCTGGATGTCGCCGAGACCTGGCGCGAACCGCAACTGCTCATGACACACTCCTATGCGCTTGGTTTGCTGACCGTTCTGACCACGCCATGGTCCGGAGCTGCAGGCTGGGCAGTCGCTGGCTTGCTGCTGGCACCACCAGTACTGCTGATGTCGATTGCCAAGGCAGCTCAGCGGCACGACCGGCTCGCAACCTTGCTGCGGATGATTCCGGTGGCCGCGGCCTTCTATTGCGGCCGGGCACTCGGTCTGCTGAACAACTACCGTCGACTTGCACGATCGAGGAATTCATTGCACGAGAGGTCAGGAAGATGA
- a CDS encoding serine acetyltransferase, which yields MFAHIRADVLRFHRADTTPGVRDLLRLAGDNFGLQALFVYRFGRWLASLRQHLPGWLLAACLYPAYWLLVAFIRLAYGIRLEQSADIGPGLYVGHFGRIRVARCQIGPGCAIQQHVSIGPEADGPGPVIGTGVWIGAHATITASVHIGDGATIAAGAMVNQDIPPRCLVLGNPGRIIQRDYDNSTFL from the coding sequence TTGTTTGCGCATATTCGCGCTGATGTACTGCGCTTTCATCGCGCCGACACCACACCTGGTGTCCGCGACTTGCTGCGACTCGCGGGCGACAACTTCGGCCTTCAGGCCTTGTTCGTCTACCGTTTCGGGCGCTGGCTCGCCAGCTTGCGTCAGCATCTGCCCGGCTGGCTTCTTGCCGCCTGTCTCTATCCGGCATACTGGCTGCTGGTGGCATTTATTCGCCTTGCCTATGGGATCCGTCTGGAACAAAGCGCTGACATCGGCCCCGGCCTTTATGTCGGCCATTTTGGCCGGATCCGGGTGGCACGCTGTCAGATCGGACCAGGTTGCGCGATCCAGCAGCACGTCAGTATCGGGCCCGAGGCAGACGGACCCGGGCCGGTAATCGGGACGGGGGTCTGGATCGGTGCACACGCAACGATAACCGCCAGCGTGCACATCGGTGATGGCGCCACAATCGCCGCTGGCGCGATGGTAAATCAGGACATTCCGCCGCGTTGCCTGGTACTCGGCAATCCCGGGCGCATCATCCAGCGCGACTACGACAACAGCACGTTTCTCTGA